The Diadema setosum chromosome 1, eeDiaSeto1, whole genome shotgun sequence genome has a window encoding:
- the LOC140226619 gene encoding probable 3-hydroxybutyryl-CoA dehydrogenase: protein MVKIAVLGCGLMGTKIAGCMAYHGHRVKIYDVNPRALSAVQANLEDDKNELRQEGLMTHPTFLGQVLCMSRLDETVEDADFIFEAVIEDLAVKKDLLEKVTQLCKPDTIIGSNTLDFNVDDIAERALCKERILRLRFLHPVYTIPEVEISTTKYTTPQIVEQARQLLEKMGKTLFYRSGREPLILTETQILSRKHARRQQILRERGLAGFPTSMVPGLGHNGNITPIQDEEFVANNENDCAICMDRNRDCLLCPCHHLVTCYECAKSLLNRQDCCPICRKEISEIIRVFTA from the exons ATGGTTAAGATCGCAGTTTTAGGTTGCGGTTTGATGGGCACGAAGATTGCAG GTTGCATGGCCTATCATGGACACAGGGTGAAAATCTATGACGTAAATCCACGGGCACTGTCAGCAGTGCAGGCCAACCTGGAAGACGACAAGAATGAGCTTCGCCAAGAAGGACTCATGACCCATCCAACATTTTTG GGTCAGGTCCTGTGCATGAGTAGACTGGATGAGACTGTGGAGGACGCAGACTTCATCTTCGAGGCTGTAATCGAGGACTTGGCTGTGAAGAAGGACTTGCTTGAAA AAGTGACCCAGCTATGCAAACCAGATACCATCATTGGTAGCAACACACTGGATTTCAATGTGGATGATATTGCTGAGAGGGCTTTATGCAAAGAG AGAATACTGAGACTACGGTTTCTTCATCCTGTCTACACTATTCCAGAGGTTGAAATCTCAACTACAAAATACACAACTCCACAGATTGTAGAACAAG CGAGGCAGTTGCTGGAGAAGATGGGCAAGACACTCTTCTACCGCTCAGGCAGGGAGCCCCTCATCCTCACAGAAACACAGATCTTGTCAAGAAAACATG CAAGACGGCAGCAGATTTTGAGGGAGAGAGGGCTGGCTGGTTTCCCCACCTCGATGGTGCCAGGACTTGGTCACAACGGGAACATCACTCCTATCCAGGATGAAGAGTTTG TGGCAAACAACGAAAATGACTGTGCAATCTGCATGGATCGCAACCGAGACTGTCTTCTCTGCCCGTGCCACCACCTGGTCACATGCTATGAGTGCGCCAAGTCTCTGCTCAACCGCCAGGACTGCTGTCCGATCTGCCGCAAGGAGATTTCAGAGATCATTCGAGTCTTCACTGCATGA